The Solea senegalensis isolate Sse05_10M linkage group LG4, IFAPA_SoseM_1, whole genome shotgun sequence genome includes a region encoding these proteins:
- the tshba gene encoding thyroid stimulating hormone subunit beta a isoform X2 → METAVFNFWLLFLLFSPTVPMCLPTDFTLYVEKPECDYCVAINTTICMGFCYSRDSNMKSIRFPIQRGCTYDRVEYHSAILPGCPIDSNPVFTYPVALSCHCGACRTDSDECTHRTSADRVKCSKPVTRIYPFPGQSNYMTPF, encoded by the exons ATGGAGACTGCTGTATTTAATTTCTGGCTCCTTTTCCTGCTCTTCAGCCCAACAGTTCCCATGTGTTTACCCACAGACTTCACCCTGTATGTGGAGAAGCCAGAGTGTGACTATTGTGTGGCCATCAACACGACCATCTGCATGGGATTTTGCTACTCAAGG GACAGCAACATGAAGAGCATACGCTTCCCTATCCAGAGAGGCTGCACCTATGACAGGGTGGAATACCACAGCGCCATACTGCCAGGCTGTCCCATCGACTCCAACCCTGTCTTCACCTACCCTGTGGCTCTTAGCTGCCACTGTGGGGCCTGCAGGACTGACAGCGACGAGTGCACACACAGAACCAGTGCGGACAGAGTAAAGTGCAGCAAACCAGTCACACGTATCTACCCTTTTCCTGGTCAGAGCAACTACATGACACCTTTCTGa
- the slc25a55a gene encoding solute carrier family 25 member 55a has protein sequence MSQQQISLPAKLINGGIAGIVGVTCVFPIDLAKTRLQNQRQGHQVYKSMMDCLVKTVRSEGYFGMYRGAAVNLTLVTPEKAIKLAANDFFRHHLANTGKGLTVFKEMMAGCGAGMCQVIVTTPMEMLKIQLQDAGRLVAQHQKPVMMSSTKLVTTTNTMLSRSYNSGMVVSAPPRAVSATQIAKELLQTKGIQGLYRGLGATLMRDVPFSIVYFPLFANLNRLGKPSPEESSPFYWAFLAGCGAGSTAAVAVNPCDVVKTRLQSLNKGTSEEAYKGVGDCISKIMQKEGPSAFLKGAGCRALVIAPLFGIAQVMYFIGVGEYILDNSPLSLLSA, from the exons ATGTCTCAGCAGCAGATCAG TCTCCCAGCCAAGCTCATTAATGGAGGTATTGCTGGTATTGTTGGGGTTACCTGTGTCTTCCCCATTGACTTGGCAAAGACCAGGTTGCAGAATCAGAGACAAGGTCATCAGGTCTACAagagcat GATGGACTGCCTTGTCAAGACAGTTCGATCAGAAGGCTACTTCGGCATGTACAGAG gCGCAGCCGTAAATCTGACACTGGTTACCCCAGAGAAAGCAATAAAGCTTGCTGCTAATGACTTCTTTCGCCATCACCTTGCAAATACTGG GAAGGGACTGACGGTGTTCAAAGAGATGATGGCTGGTTGTGGTGCAGGCATGTGTCAGGTCATTGTCACAACTCCCATGGAAATGCTCAAGATACAGCTACAAGATGCAGGCAGGCTTG TGGCCCAACACCAAAAACCAGTCATGATGTCTTCCACAAAGCTTGTGACGACCACCAACACGATGCTCAGCCGCTCCTATAACTCCGGCATGGTGGTGTCAGCTCCACCACGAGCTGTGTCAGCCACGCAGATCGCTAAGGAACTGCTTCAAACCAAGGGAATCCAGGGGCTCTACAGAGGCCTAGGGGCAACATTGATGAG GGATGTTCCCTTTTCCATTGTGTACTTCCCATTGTTTGCTAACCTGAATCGCTTGGGCAAACCAAGTCCTGAGGAGTCCTCACCTTTCTATTGGGCTTTCCTTGCTGGCTGTGGAGCAGGATCTACTGCGGCAGTGGCTGTTAACCCTTGTGATG tggTGAAGACAAGACTTCAGTCTCTGAACAAAGGTACTAGTGAGGAGGCATACAAGGGTGTTGGGGATTGCATAAG tAAAATCATGCAGAAGGAGGGACCGTCTGCATTCCTTAAAGGTGCAGGCTGCCGGGCTCTGGTTATCGCTCCTCTCTTTGGAATTGCTCAGGTTATGTACTTTATTGGAGTTGGAGAATATATCCTGGACAACTCTCCTCTGAGCCTCCTGTCAGCATAA
- the LOC122768807 gene encoding tetraspanin-2-like: protein MVFDVQVEEERTCYIGAFSGFRGKRSSDTAGDIMGKVQGGMKCVKYLLFVFNFIFWLSGLLVLAVGLWLRFDPEIVELLTEDGAPDTFFIAVYILLGAGGLMMIVGFFGCFGAVRESQCLLASFFACLLIIFGAEIAAGVFGFLNKEQIVEEVQKFYSSSIADVPSSSNYTIADTYHRTLNCCGGSTSDVSNDMCADFPTETQDCLSAITDFLNEKLHIIGYTGIGIAGVMVIGMIFSMVLCCAIRNSREVI from the exons ATGGTGTTTGATGTTCaagtggaggaagagaggacTTGCTACATAGGAGCGTTCAGCGGCTTCAGGGGGAAAAGATCCAGCGACACAGCAGGCGACATCATGGGCAAAGTGCAGGGAGGGATGAAATGCGTGAAATATCTGCTCTTCGTTTTCAACTTCATCTTCTGG CTGTCAGGCTTGTTGGTGCTGGCTGTGGGACTTTGGCTCAGGTTTGACCCAGAAATAGTGGAGCTCCTGACAGAGGATGGCGCCCCTGACACCTTCTTCATAG cCGTGTACATCCTCCTTGGTGCAGGAGGCCTGATGATGATTGTTGGGTTCTTCGGTTGTTTCGGGGCTGTGCGCGAGTCACAGTGTCTTCTTGCATCG TTCTTCGCATGCCTCCTCATTATCTTTGGAGCAGAGATTGCCGCCGGTGTGTTTGGATTCTTAAACAAAGAGCAG ATCGTTGAGGAGGTCCAGAAGTTTTATAGCAGCTCCATTGCCGATGTGCCCAGTTCCAGCAACTATACCATTGCAGACACTTACCACAGAACT TTGAACTGCTGTGGAGGTTCCACGTCGGACGTGTCCAATGACATGTGTGCAGACTTCCCAACAGAAACCCAG GACTGCCTCTCTGCAATAACAGACTTCCTCAATGAAAAGCTGCATATCATTGGATACACTGGGATTGGGATTGCGGGCGTCATG GTCATAGGAATGATCTTCAGtatggtgttgtgttgtgccaTCAGGAACAGCAGGGAGGTTATATAG
- the LOC122767953 gene encoding SUN domain-containing protein 2-like — protein MLRRSSRLQASGYYDTDGNPVVSYKEILKRVFKRRIFFRRRDSISYRNGAMQGYMSVPFQSRPKIFLYALLGLLCCGLPFLLRTLTGSYLDPIPSKLPFFISTPTNSSTDPNALESSIIEIHGSPTQCKHMWQQKELQDELLRLKKKIMTLFPEADSLPNFALETLGARVVHSWTSKSYQTPEPYLTILGIPIWRSPVSASVVIQGHSPLLPGRCWPFSGGQGHLVIALPYTITVSHVTLSHISNKISPSSTINAAPKVFSIYGMEYLGSDESRLGTFLYDQDGDPVQTFRISDNKSGAFNYIRLQIESNWGHPDYTCLYNFRVHGRWTNKNTKEGDSKLKSPNSYICGR, from the exons ATGTTGCGAAGAAGCTCCCGACTGCAAGCCTCAGGTTACTATGACACAGATGGTAACCCAGTAGTTTCTTATAAGGAAATCCTGAAAAG AGTTTTCAAAAGGCGTATATTTTTTCGCCGCAGAGACAGCATCAGTTACAGAAATGGAGCCATGCAAGGCTACATGAGTGTCCCCTTTCAATCCAGACCGAAGATTTTCTTATATGCCCTCTTGGGGCTCTTGTGTTGTG GATTACCTTTCCTCCTTCGTACTCTGACTGGCAGTTATCTGGATCCAATACCCTCAAAACTGCCATTCTTCATTTCTACTCCAACCAACAGCTCTACAGATCCAAATGCATTGGAGTCTTCTATCATTGAGATACAT GGTTCACCTACACAATGCAAACACATGTGGCAGCAAAAAGAGTTGCAGGATGAGCTGCtgaggttaaaaaagaaaataatgacccTTTTCCCAGAAGCAGACTCATTGCCCAACTTTGCTCTGGAGACGCTTG GAGCAAGAGTTGTACATTCTTGGACGTCAAAGTCCTACCAGACACCTGAGCCATATTTGACGATTCTCGGAATACCTATATGGCGATCACCTGTGAGCGCGAGTGTTGTGATTCAG GGACACTCTCCTCTGCTTCCAGGTCGCTGCTGGCCCTTTTCAGGTGGTCAGGGACATTTAGTCATTGCACTCCCATACACCATCACTGTCAGCCATGTGACACTGagtcacatttcaaacaaaatatCCCCAAGCAGTACCATTAATGCAGCACCAAAGGTGTTTTCCATCTAT GGAATGGAATATTTGGGCAGTGATGAATCTCGACTGGGAACCTTTCTTTACGACCAGGATGGAGACCCAGTGCAAACCTTCAGAATATCA GACAATAAAAGTGGAGCCTTCAACTATATAAGGCTTCAAATTGAGAGCAACTGGGGCCACCCTGACTACACCTGTCTGTACAACTTCAGGGTTCATGGAAGgtggacaaataaaaacacaaaggaagGAGATTCAAAGTTAAAATCTCCAAATTCATACATATGTGGAAGATGA